The stretch of DNA ATGTTTCTCATGTGTTTCATGTTGTTCCGTTTCCCTCGCACACTcaatttttcgcaattttctcgcatttttcGCCGAATTTTCCGACCGGAAGTAGTTTTTTGCAATCAGAAaacgacgccgcgtcgattggcatcaaaaattcataaagttCATGAAAAACCATTTCCAGAAAACCCgagtcgtgtaaaatccccaaccgtcaaaatttctacGGGCCCTAATTTTCGCACAAAGGGGCTCCCCGGGGGGCTTTGGAGCACCCGTAAATGCTCCAGGAGCCCTAAAAATGCGTTTTACGCCAAGaaattggaggaaaaaaaagaaaatcacgaatttgtggaaaagcctaaaaagtccgttaaaattcaaataacaggttgaaaaattatatgaaaaaagaaaattttcttaagaaaaaaattaattttatcattatttaaagactcttaaataaaaataaacaacaattacacttaaagaattcttaaaggggagaccggggctaagaAAGTccataaatgattaaaaattcatttttttccattttagattttctttcatggaaatcaatcattttttcattagttttcttctcttaaagtataaataaaaaaaaacttgtaatAATTCATCAGAGCCTAATGAATGTGTCGAAGTAAAATACCGAAACGACGCGAATCGAAaaaatttagtctttttcttGATCCTAATTGCGATTTTCTCTCACCAACATCCCCTACctgttgaaaagtttttaatattcaCTTTTTAGCACTCACGTTTAATTTAGTCATCTCACTAACCTTCTaatattcgaaaaaaaaattaaataggtaaaattgaatttcttaaattgcCCTATACGTGTAAACAATACCTACATTTCTTCAcgttaaatgcaaaataatgagAATACAGATCCAATAGATCAAAGTGAAGATTTCAATTGCGTATTCATTGAAGAATGACATCATGCGCGAAATAATTGGCACTTTGttgttatttttgcaataCGACCTTTCATCGCAATCAGTTTGTTAAATAATATACGAGGAACACGATACGATGCTTCGCGCGATACTGGGGGCCGTttacaaaaattctcattattttACAATCTGTTATtcttgagtgaaaaaaatttaagatcatTATTAGATAACATAATACACTATGCGACTGAATTTTGTTTACAAAgagatctttaaaattattaaaatgaaagaaaacaaaaggaTGCTGTGAAATGTTCTTTTATGCcgcaattttgattttttaatattgtttttttaggtttaaataaataaattaattaatcatgaTTCAGAGCAAGAAGAGAgtttaattaatcatttaattattaattaaatagcgGCTAAAATGTCTTGTTGaggtattaaaaaataagagaataatttacgagaaaatacattaaaacacaacaaaaaattgttattacaaaaatttattttttattatttcatttcgtGTAACATCTTCTATGGTATAGGTAATAATAGGTAGGTGAATCAGTTGAGagattcagttttttttttgaaattgaagaatttgtgATAATGACCATAAACActctattttaattaatttctattatcCATTTTCTCACTGGAGAAAGCTCTGACACGATAAAATGTGAGTTAcagaaatttttccaatctCTCGAcaggattttcttcttattttcttatcattttctgTATCTCAGAAATTACCCTcaagtatttatttttttttacacatttacgattttttcttttaaatttcttttattcttttattcgaAATAGGAGAAAATGTATCATCTAagcttcattttaaaaataaatcgttttttttctcatttagacTAATTGTAatctcatcattttttttcttgtttaatcACTATTCGGAAAAATTTACACAAACTTCcaccattttcttttaattgctaaaatttcaatccacagaaaattttacattttttgctaatttttttttattgattaaaatcctatttttttgtgttgaataTCTTGTTTGCCTAGGTATCATAAGATATACGTACTTTTACATTTCTTTGTGTTGCATTTCTATAATCTAGAAGTGTCCACAGCAATTTTGTAAAGTGAAATTATGTCGTGATGATGtactcaataaaatttaattttatctggagaagaattttttgaaaatgattttttttggatctcGTTGAGTGTTTTGTACAAGTTTTCTGAAGGAGAGATGACgtaaaaaattttccctacCTCGTTGCCCTTATATTTACCccaattttgattgattttttttataaatatgttTGTTCAAATCAATTCAGATGTCTTTAAagctttgaatttaattgaaaatattttttaaaattacttttaaagccacaaaaagataaattaaattatgaaacTTGTGGATAAAACAAGCCTTTTCTTTTACAGTGCATGTCCACCACCTAAGAAAGAAGGCTAGTCATTCTAGTATGAATCAGTCCCCAAGGAGgtaaccaaattttgtttttaaattatcgtaGGGCATTACTaaagactcaagaaaatcgtggcaatttcccggaaaagcgctgggaaatatacgaattttcacattttatgtcaaatcgggtgcaaacttctttgaattttttcttaatttctagttattctagaaaattcttttctgtgtcatatgaaagctatttaaaggcctaacaatatatatttaaaccattttcctacggtggaaaactcacgagattttccggcattgaactattctttcgcttcccatttctccaatattgaacgtgaccaattttaaaatatctcattttgtagcgtttttaattatctttcatttggtatagcacttgcagggaaaatccgctgggaaaactcgctacagaatgattttccaaaattaagcacattttcgcgttggagaaaaagagataggcaattttttctctttgatgtTTCCAGAATGTTCCAAGAATTCGcctagaaaaaaatacttggtatgccacgattgtggtataccaactaattgtccatctctttttctccaacgcgaaaatgtgcttaactttggaaaatcgtTCTGTAacgagttttcccagcggatttccccGGCAAGtgttataccaaatgaaagataattaaaaatgctacaaaatgagatattttaaaattggtcacgttcaatattggagaaatgggaagcaaaagaaaagttcaatgccggaaaatctcgcgagttttccaccgtaggaaaatggtttaaatatatattgttaggcctttaaatagctttcatatgacacagaaaagaattttctagaataactagaaattaagaaaaaattcaaagaagtttgcacccgatttgacataaaatgtgaaaattcgtatatttcccagcgcttttccgggaaattatCACGATTTTCTTGAGTCCTTAGTAATGCCCtacgataatttaaaaacaaaatttggtcaCCTCCTTGGGGACTGATTCATACTAGAATGACTAACCTTCTTtttagtttgttttcttttgagtaCACCTTCAAGTACATAATTCAACATACCTACATTGCACTCATTTTGCTACCACGTTCACTTTCATCCCCAAAAGGATTTTTAccatttaatatattttttgtaggtaATTGTAATTGTGACGGAATTAAATCCAATCTCTCAGCTAATTAATTCACTATATttacacattttctttttctttttaaatctaaacGAATTCATTTTGGATGCCATGGTGCACCATGTGCAGGATTTCTacatattctcatttttttttcacccacttTTCACACATTCAATTCACGCGGAATTTCCAAGTATTTCGGAATGAGTGAATGTGAGAAATATTGTGGCAAAcacttagttttttttatcactttaaTGTGTTGATGTGTGTTTTGGCAAAGTCCGGTGAAGCGGGGCCGTAAAAAGCTTTTTACGACTTCCgtaaattaagagaattttcatcttGTGTCGCATTTATTGCGCTTTAGGGCGCAATTTTGTTCTCTTTTCCCGGATTTCCGCTCAAATATCGATGGAAAGTGTCAATATAGgtacaatatatatatttttttaaatattggcaaaaattgaacttgagaaagatattttttgtttgaggAGTAAATATACGGAtccaaatggaaatttattgctGTTTTTCCCCACTAAAACCCAGGCAGGGGTACATTATAAAACACATTTCAAaagtaataaagaaatatacaGACCGAAAAGGCCGTTTAAAATGGCAGTTATTGTttcgaataaaaatattacaaataaAACGTAGTAGTCCTTGAACACAAAtgtctagttttttttttacattttcttgtcatttgtttttcttttcttttgtttacACATCAAACAAGGAtagttttatatattttttagatgGAAAATTTGGTACTTCTAGCCGGAAAATGTATCAAAAGAACAATTCTTTCCATAACATTAACTCAACTAATCCAATTCATGCCTATACCCTTAATGAACTACGTTGGGATTAAAACCACTAATTTTTAGTGATAAACGTTGCAGTTAATGGCTCCTTTTTTACTCCTAAAAGAGTAGTATTtgaattatatacctacagaAAGGACACCGCAGTTTAGTATTTCCTTCGGCACATGCGACACAGGATGGCAAGGAAGATTGCCAAAAGGAGACTCAAGCCAGCCGCAATGAGAAGGAGCTTAAAGTAAGGTAGATCCTCAGGTGGGGTTCTATGGCAAATTTCTGGTGACTCATCCGTTAGGTGGGTGAGGGTTTTGAGGTGATCATCGTAGATACCCAAACGTGCTAGATTCTCCTCGATATACTGAGCAATCCTATCGAGATTCGTGAGACTCACAGTGACATTTGGGCAATTCATAATGCCATTGCACACAAGATGCTTCGGGATGCAGACGGATGTGTCTCCGGGGCAGCGAAAATCACAGTCACCCCCTTGAAGCATAGACGTTGCCAGGGTACCATCGGCATTTCGTGGCAAGTGGAATAGCTCTGTCCACACAAGCCTAAATGCATTGCGTCCTGGTGTATTGTCACCAATGTACTGGATTAACACAGGAAGGGGTTCATTCTCATTGTCAAGTGCTCCCAATTCTGCAGCCGACAGTATAGGGAGATCCCTTGCAAGGCTTGTATTGTCAGGACAAATAATGAATCGTGGCTCTAGGCGTCCGGCGAGGTACACCTCAATACGTCCCTGATCGCAAGATCTCTCAGAGAAGCGTGCCTTGTCGAGATGTAGCCACAGATCTCTCTGTGAGGCTACACGCAACTCCCATATGCACTTATCGTGTTTATGTTCACCCGAAACTGGAAGCCCCAAGGCATTCCTGTAGGGGAAGACAAGTTCCCCATCGGGTGATGGTCCAATTGTTATGGGACCACATAGGGGCCCATGGGCAAATTCGTAGTTTGCCTCAAATAGTGGATTTGTATTCTTAAAGTATGACCCAGTTGCATGTTGTCCCTGAACAATCATCTCGAGATTCATTTGATCACCTGATGAGATTACACGCACAGCACGGGGGATGTTGTCACAAAAGCAAGCCAAATGATTCTGCTGCTTATCACGATCTTCCCAAACAACAAGCTTATCGACGCGTTCCTCGTGACAGCGTGTACAGGAGTTCATGTTATATGGAAGATCctgaaatttaaaaggaaaaaattacttATTGATCACCTTTTTGGTAAAACATGAGAATCTCTCTAAAGACTCACCTTGAAGGAAATTGAAGTGACTTCAACAACAACCCTTGCATACAATCTCTTATCTGTGACAAATTTATATTGGCACCTCACGTCACTTCCGGCAGTTCGTTTGTAGATTAGAGTATTGAGGGGTGATCGTAGCTTCCCTCTTGTGTACTTCCACGCGTAGAATACCTCATCGCAGAGGGTATTTTGGACAGCATCTCCAAATTTGGTGTTGTTGAAGAAGTCATAGTGAGCCCAGTAGTAGAGAGAGCTACCACTGTAGGATCCCGTATGGGATTCAAAACGAACATAGAGGGATCGTCCGGTGCTGACGAAATCCACCTTCTCCATTGGACGTGAGAATGTATCACAGAATGTCTTGATAATGCGTGCTGGATCGGGGCGTCCTGAGTCGTAAATTGTTAAGGATTCAGCGCAATCTCCTTCGTATTTTCTAATTGCCGCCTCTATGCGATTAATGCGGAAGCTGTaatggaaaaaggaaaattgtttaagttttttgtatatttaaattattattttttaatattttaagttcTGACGTGggtgtttattatttttgttaatccGGTCTTCGTCATTCGATCCATTGAGAATTCCATCCATTGAGAAAGACTCGGAGGGAGccaaaagctctggaaaaagaatttgagtTTTCCTCTTAACTTctggttaaaaagaaaagccccTACTGACGAAGATCGGATtagcaaaaataatattttttaataaaaaaaccttttttaaatgcattcattttttttaatgatttaattgacCCCAAAATTGCTCCTAACAGTGCAGTTCTAACGATTGATAATCTCTTATTAacatttgaagtttttcttctaacgacagatattcaatttcaaactctctacatttaattcttttgatgTCTTTGTACAAACGTTTAACAgacttttttctaacgtttgacatttttttatctttaacgtttgatgtttgtTCTAACGTTTAGAAATCTGTAATAGtttagaatcttttttttctatcgttGACGTATATTTTTACGTTTGACATACCTTTTCCTATCTAGATGgttattctaacatttgattTGACTTTTGGCATCTGTTCTTCCTTTTTACATTTATCCTAACGTTTAACATATCTTTTCTAACATCTGATGCTCAGTCTaagattttatgtattttttttattttatttgacatGTATTTTCGAAGgtttaacaatttctttttaacaatgTGACATTACCTGtcaaaagtttgacgttttactcttgaaatctattttaaaagttttcttagaaattttttggcagtttttttttctataaaagaaaatctgagCTGCTAAAGCCTCttcctaaaattttaagagttttATCTATAGCTAAAAAATCTCTCCCTAGACACCTACCCCACtgcttttatataaattaaaataactaATGATTAAACGAATGATGGCAATAATTTAAAGTATACGCtgcgttaaaagaaaatgcttgGGGACTCTTTCTCCCATTATATATATGTGAAACATACCTACAGCATAAAGGGAAAACGGAGAAAACTGTAAGCACACATTCTATAATAGTTCAGTtgaaaaaacatgaaaatgagaagaattcCTTTCAGCTGTAGGGAAAGAGAGCATTTGCAGCATTCTTtcctaattgaatttatatttttcttctttatattGCATTTCTGTGACATTTCATTTCTAAAACACATGCGGCTGAACTTCCTCCACCCACACACCATTTCCCCTTCTCATGGCTTGTGCATATTTTCTCCCAACACAATTTCAATAGAAGCTTATTGTAGCATAAATGggtttgcaatttatttctataaatacataaaagtaTGAACCACAGAAGGATGAATATTCGTGCTTctcatcaaaaaaaaatgaaagaaatatatgGCTTTTCTGAGTCTTTGGGCATTTGTTAGGAAAAAGCTGCAAAAATTGGAAAGCGTTCTCTCATTCACGGGAAGGCTTGGGATAAAATGCacaggaggaaaaaaaaaagtgatgaaaaattttatgagattACTCGAGGAGCACcatttcaatgtttcaatgGTTATACTCGAGAagagcacacaaaaaaatgcggGAATTTCATCGCAAAGTTCCACCAAAAGCATTTTTCTCTCGTCATGTGGAGGATGATGGAGAAGTCGGGGATAATCCTTCATTgatttcatcttctttttctttacacCCCCAACCCCTCTGGATGAGttataaattcacaatttcttctcaaaaaggCTCAGTTTTTGTGTGTTAacgtgtgaaaaaaaaaatcataaaagaatttgatgGCTTTTCAAATGCAATCAGCCAGTGGGAAAGTGAGGAGGAaagtgatgaattttttttcttaccttggAAAGTAGAGGCGCACCACTTCACCCTCATTGCCTTGTATGTGGTAGTTGCAGGAGGTATTTGGTGGATACCAGTGTGCAACACTGAGGAAAATACCTTCAGATGCACTTGTGGCGCGTAGGGCGTCTGAACTGAGGAGCCAATCACATGCACCACTTTTCACGCCAGCAGTCTCCACGTGACCCGGCCAATTGCCCACGTTGAAGTGGAAACCCGTATTAAGTAGTGGACCAGCTGGGGAGGTAACAAATTCAACGTACATGTGCTGGGAAGTACCTACAAAAGAAATCATAACCGTTAAAAACTGTTTGTTATTCATATTTAAATCTTTCAGTCGATTAGCCAATTTTATAGCGCTTTTGATTAGATTTGAGATCTTCATCAGGAGCTGAATGTTATGTACATcgaatttcatcaaaaaaatatttattaaaaagtttaaaaaaaatgttgcaataGTTTTTCTACTTgatttaacttaatttaacTCTATTCAAATTAACCTTGCACCTAAGCTCTTCCTTCAGATAAAATGcacgaaaaaatattaataattggGGGAATAAGAGCTTTGATTGGTTGATGGTATCaagacaaataattttcattgccTATCGCTCATTTATAGCGCAAACGGAGGTAGAGTCTCGGAGCaagattattttgaaaaaaaaagaacaaaagaaaGAGTCCTTGCCCTTTAATGTAATATTCTATTTACCAATAATGCTAAAGGGAAACTTCCCCATGCCACAGAATCTTCCAATAAGGGATGCATGCTCATCACGTCCATCGTAGACGGCTAACCAATCGTACGGACAGTGTTCCACACCAGAGCCAATTTCACGCATGGGACACGTCATGATATTCTCACACCTgtaaatatgtaggtatggaaaatatatatagggTATTACGTTTACATCCAGGATTAATTCATCAAgtatcatttttcatttcccaCCCAAATGTAGCCATCAGCATCACCAGAGTGGTAGTCGCTTTGGCAGTTTGGGGGATATGTTAGCAAATATTGATCTCTCTGTTGTGGTCGTACACACAGTATAAACTTTTGATATTTATCCCATGATGGGTGTGGATGCTGTGTGGTAATGTAATTCCCTCTCGCTTTTGGAgagggggtggggggggggcGGTAGTTAACTATACTATATATCGGCAGAATTTTGGGTTTAGTGCAACTGTTTTATTTCCGCCTCATTATTGAATGCATGGCGAAGAGACTTGCGGAAGTAGGTTTGTGGTGGGAAACTCAACGGAaggatgaaaaaataataattgaatcAAATGTGTGTGGTGCAACACACCACCCCCAAAATGAAGCATGAATGGAAAACCTTGTTTGATTTCTTACGCcaataaactttcaaataaaCCCAACGAATTCTCAAAACGATACAATAGTGtggcttttattttattaagtgattaaaactttaaacaaTTGCTCAATATATTCTTAAAATGGTTCCAAAAGGATAATAAGCAATGTTTTCAACATTGAAAGTTGTTTatcatttaaagatttaaaatggattttccttttattcaaatttatcccattttcagtctacatacataatttaattcactAATTTCACttcccagaaaaaaaaccataaaaaaaattctttaaatgagAAGAATGCAAATATTGTTTCTTGAATTAACCGaaatggaaagatttttttaatcgcattgtaattaaaattctatttattttggACAAAAGTTCTTTGCAAACcactttttcaataaagatTGTATTTTACTCTTTGCATTgtgaaattcttatttatatTAATCCTTATCCCTCGTTCCACATGgcttttagaacattttattcttgggaatttatttcattttatttacatattcATCCTTATTTATTCTTGGTAATTATAAGAGAagatttttccaccacaagaCATTCACAATAggtatataaaagaaaaacattttcctatTCTGCTGGATTTTTTAAGGAGTCTTATTCATAGTAttcaaaaaaggatttaaaaatgtacgggtaagctgaccaagcttacgagagctgtgtttctttcagtgtaccaattttgtgagagcaaactagaacgcgaatttgtttaaatacaggcaaaatcgggaaaagttgaaaagtcatcccccaagaaatctttaaaacgccatatctcgggaacggctccatagattttcgagtttgagctatcgttggaaaggtcttaacctcaactataatatattaaaatatgaagtaaatcgataatggcattttcgaaatatacgagttcgaaattttcgaaaatttagattttgactttagcgcctctcgcggtcatttctcgaagttgcaatgttctagacatttgtagggcttcacgaaacctttcatttgcacttgagttgatcaaaatcggacttgtagaacccgagatatgacatgccaactttggaaggctatatctcgagaacggagacatagattttcttcatttttggcatggagctagataatatagtcagatataacatatcaaaaaatgaagcaaatcgataatggcgttttcgagatattcatcgaaaactcatcgaaaattttgtttttgatttttggccccctagcggtcacttttgaaacttcggatgttctagagagttgtagcgcttgttgagagctttcatttgagcctgggttgatcgaaatcggtcaagccgttttcgagttatgatcgattttcgataaaaaattgtggcggccatattgactaaacggcttgaccgattttcgaaaatgaggtatcgttggaaaggtattgatggcccctacaacatatcaaaatttcagccctctagctataataggggctgagatatagcgaaaacaaaattttgaggttattcaaaatggcggacgggggggtggggggtaaaatttgacatcataatcggatgtcttccagtcgatatttaaactttgccgtttaccgcaagtctctatctatcaccgttctctcgcaatttagcgttgtactccggccggacggccggacggccggacggccagacggccggacggacggccggaaaaaaatttttttggcgcatacgttttttggaatgtggggaccctaattcgtgctcatcccaagtttgagcccgatctgacgactttcgattttgctcggtacacaaaagctgtgtctgaaagaaacacagctaaaaatgtcGAGAACATTTCTCTTACACAATAATGCATCACCATGGTGAAAGCTTTTCcataatgtacatatgtacgtaTCATATCCTGTGTAATACTCGGGGATTTGTATATTACTGAAATAATGTTCAacattgatttcttttctagTGTTCTAAATTCTGGATCTTTTCTGTCTTTGTGCCAATAAATGGTCACATAACAACggttaaattacattttgtatACTAAAATAGTTATTATTGAGATGTTAAAACTGAATTCCAGTAATTCTCTCAggttaaattgatttaatttgccTCACACAGAtcatttattaaaacatttaatgttCTATAACTTTATGAAGAAGCCCGAAGAGCATCCCTGTGTGGGgtaaatgtaaatttatggTGTATACAGTGGAATTTTTCGACAGGGAAACTATACTAGTATATTTTTCGGAATATggagaaaaggaatttatccCTCCCACACATGGTATTATCCTATAAAATGTATGTGATACAGCTGTATGTAATTCCACATTATAATCTGCATGTTCTCTGCCACATTTTCTCCAATATTCACACAAATGTCATGCCAGAGAATCCCTTCGTTGAATCCCCAGCCTCATAGCTTTTCCACATAGATGaatccttgtttttttttcttgagggTTGGGGTATGCAATGGAGGTGTTGTGTATACGTTCGCAATTTATCTGCTCgacaccacacacacacacacaccttttCCTCCTGAACCCCAAAAGCTTAGAGGTGGAAATATATGAACACCTCCTGACATGCTCCACCACCGCAATATCAGAAAACTTCATCAGTTGTGCAAAAGTTCTATATATTGGTGCTCATCGCGTCAAGGGGATTTCCTTGGGAAGCTCATAAATGGAATCTCATAAACGTATCTCACCTAAGttattgcttaatttttttctctgtaagaTTTTCTATAACCTGAGTAGTACCGTCaagtgattt from Lutzomyia longipalpis isolate SR_M1_2022 chromosome 4, ASM2433408v1 encodes:
- the LOC129796055 gene encoding uncharacterized protein LOC129796055 → MVQLRILPMGGSVWIKLLPIVALLTLSSCITPSIMPPQKRAGTTDTFKDHCNKTVDIYVDVASPEVTNLNRGQPLTCWYRFRSFRGAPRDWVLRLRFNKFKVGTLVNATHCDGGYLQIVDGNAKTDVSNRREPGMFCGEAEQPQTFISETSYVKILFHTDNFTDQTYFSFESRAEQQMEVYLRYGQHPELYPNRRGEVVQGAYCEREFRDCRLQTCYVQSPAYPGLYPRALKCRYRLHTRQPFIKLYLQNEHFAVDGQRCENIMTCPMREIGSGVEHCPYDWLAVYDGRDEHASLIGRFCGMGKFPFSIIGTSQHMYVEFVTSPAGPLLNTGFHFNVGNWPGHVETAGVKSGACDWLLSSDALRATSASEGIFLSVAHWYPPNTSCNYHIQGNEGEVVRLYFPSFRINRIEAAIRKYEGDCAESLTIYDSGRPDPARIIKTFCDTFSRPMEKVDFVSTGRSLYVRFESHTGSYSGSSLYYWAHYDFFNNTKFGDAVQNTLCDEVFYAWKYTRGKLRSPLNTLIYKRTAGSDVRCQYKFVTDKRLYARVVVEVTSISFKDLPYNMNSCTRCHEERVDKLVVWEDRDKQQNHLACFCDNIPRAVRVISSGDQMNLEMIVQGQHATGSYFKNTNPLFEANYEFAHGPLCGPITIGPSPDGELVFPYRNALGLPVSGEHKHDKCIWELRVASQRDLWLHLDKARFSERSCDQGRIEVYLAGRLEPRFIICPDNTSLARDLPILSAAELGALDNENEPLPVLIQYIGDNTPGRNAFRLVWTELFHLPRNADGTLATSMLQGGDCDFRCPGDTSVCIPKHLVCNGIMNCPNVTVSLTNLDRIAQYIEENLARLGIYDDHLKTLTHLTDESPEICHRTPPEDLPYFKLLLIAAGLSLLLAIFLAILCRMCRRKY